A genome region from Triticum aestivum cultivar Chinese Spring chromosome 2B, IWGSC CS RefSeq v2.1, whole genome shotgun sequence includes the following:
- the LOC123044736 gene encoding uncharacterized protein, translating into MGVGCPAPSSSALPPPFFSSKDRPVGPHIAGVGLQRAVARACLFIFLLVHLPFRPCCLWAQAMQSTMYSEGRLATSPCSSPLAATPWLCVACSALGETKAKPEVKNEEQRSVIEKFPSSVPVIGPAMKGVASVGSQRRDLFNLAALLAWLAAAVARC; encoded by the exons ATGGGGGTTGGATGCCCAGCGCCGTCCTCTTCTGCCCTTCCTCCACCCTTTTTCTCCTCCAAGGATAGGCCCG TGGGGCCCCACATCGCCGGCGTCGGCCTCCAACGAGCAGTGGCCCGAGCTTGTCTCTTCATTTTTCTGCTCGTGCACCTCCCGTTTAGACCCTGCTGTTTGTGGGCACAAGCGATGCAGTCCACTATGTATTCAG AAGGAAGGCTCGCAACGTCTCCATGCAGTTCGCCCCTGGCAGCGACACCATGGCTGTGTGTGGCATGCAG TGCGCTTGGTGAAACCAAAGCCAAACCCGAAGTGAAGAATGAAGAACAGAGGTCTGTGATAGAAAAGTTTCCATCAAGTGTTCCTGTGATTGGTCCTGCAATGAAAGGAGTGGCTTCCGTGGGCAG TCAAAGACGAGATCTTTTCAACCTTGCAGCACTCTTGGCTTGGCTTGCGGCTGCTGTGGCTAGATGTTAG